A single genomic interval of Parvularculales bacterium harbors:
- the mce gene encoding methylmalonyl-CoA epimerase has translation MIGRLNHVAIAVPDIQVAAEIYHNTLGANVSEAQPQPDHGVTTVFVKLLNTTIELIEPLGDASPIKRFLEKNPKGGMHHLCYEVDDILSARDEMIEKGAKITGDGEPKIGAHGKPVIFMHPEGFCGTLIELEQA, from the coding sequence ATGATTGGACGATTAAACCACGTAGCGATTGCTGTCCCTGATATTCAGGTGGCGGCTGAGATATACCATAATACGCTGGGAGCCAACGTATCGGAAGCTCAGCCACAACCGGACCATGGTGTGACTACTGTTTTCGTGAAACTCCTTAATACAACCATTGAACTCATAGAGCCTTTGGGGGATGCCTCGCCTATCAAAAGGTTTTTGGAAAAGAATCCCAAAGGCGGGATGCATCATCTCTGCTATGAGGTTGACGATATACTTAGTGCCCGCGATGAAATGATTGAGAAGGGTGCCAAAATCACCGGTGATGGTGAACCAAAGATTGGTGCTCATGGCAAGCCGGTTATTTTTATGCATCCGGAAGGTTTTTGCGGCACTTTGATCGAGCTGGAGCAGGCGTAA
- the nuoK gene encoding NADH-quinone oxidoreductase subunit NuoK, which produces MLVGLGHFLTVGAILFALGIFGIFLNRKNVLIILMSIELIMLAVNINLVAFSAALGDLTGQIFALLALTVAAAEAAIGLAILVTYFRNRGTIAVEDINLMKG; this is translated from the coding sequence ATGCTTGTAGGGTTAGGACATTTTCTTACTGTTGGAGCTATTCTTTTTGCTCTTGGCATTTTTGGTATTTTTCTTAATCGAAAAAACGTCCTTATTATTTTGATGTCGATCGAGCTAATAATGCTGGCAGTGAATATCAATCTGGTAGCTTTTTCGGCCGCTCTGGGAGATTTAACCGGACAGATATTTGCACTCTTAGCCCTCACGGTAGCCGCCGCAGAAGCGGCGATTGGTCTGGCCATTTTGGTGACCTATTTCCGCAACCGCGGCACTATTGCCGTGGAAGATATTAATCTTATGAAGGGGTAA
- a CDS encoding NADH-quinone oxidoreductase subunit M, translating to MSSNFILSLMTFLPLAGTLVILTIRGEEEIVARNARHVALWTTLATLLIALGIWANFDPSTPDFQFVERRAWLGGSITYHMGVDGISLLLVVLTAFLTPLCILASWISITKQVRNYMIAFLVLETLMIGVFCSLDLVLFYLFFEGGLIPMFLIIGVWGGERRVYASFKFFLYTLLGSILMLLAIMVMYWQAGTTDIIALLSHDFPPAIQTWLWLAFFASFAVKLPMWPVHTWLPDAHVEAPTAGSVILAGVLLKMGGYGFLRFSLPMFPLASDYFAPLVYALSVIAIIYTSLVALAQEDIKKLIAYSSVAHMGFVTIGVFSLTEQGMQGGLFQMLSHGWVSGALFLCVGIVYDRIHTRKIADYGGLANRMPIYAFCFMLFTLANVGLPGTSGFVGEFLSIIGVFQIEPVVAVLATTGIILSAVYALFLYRRIVFGELERENLKDILDMNHREIITIAPLLVAVLFFGLYPEAIFSVTAVSVENLISGYRDALAR from the coding sequence GTGTCATCTAATTTTATTCTTTCTCTTATGACGTTCCTGCCATTGGCGGGAACGCTTGTTATTCTCACCATACGGGGAGAAGAAGAGATCGTTGCCCGCAATGCGCGTCATGTGGCGTTGTGGACAACGCTGGCGACGTTATTGATTGCTCTTGGTATTTGGGCAAATTTTGACCCCAGCACACCAGATTTTCAATTTGTAGAGCGGCGTGCATGGTTAGGGGGCAGTATCACCTATCACATGGGTGTGGATGGCATATCGCTTCTCCTCGTCGTGCTTACGGCTTTTCTAACTCCTTTATGTATTCTAGCGAGTTGGATATCCATCACCAAGCAGGTCAGGAATTATATGATTGCCTTTTTGGTGCTGGAAACATTGATGATTGGTGTTTTCTGTTCTCTTGATCTGGTGTTGTTTTATTTATTCTTTGAAGGAGGGCTTATCCCCATGTTCCTTATTATAGGAGTATGGGGGGGAGAACGGCGCGTTTATGCCAGCTTTAAATTTTTTCTTTATACACTTCTGGGTTCTATCCTCATGCTGTTGGCCATCATGGTCATGTATTGGCAAGCTGGTACAACTGATATTATTGCGCTGTTATCGCACGATTTTCCGCCCGCAATACAAACCTGGTTATGGCTCGCTTTTTTTGCCTCTTTTGCCGTAAAATTGCCTATGTGGCCCGTGCATACGTGGTTGCCAGACGCTCACGTTGAGGCTCCAACTGCTGGCTCTGTTATTTTAGCAGGTGTGCTTCTTAAAATGGGCGGTTATGGTTTTTTACGCTTTTCGCTACCGATGTTTCCTCTGGCTAGCGATTATTTTGCGCCATTGGTTTATGCCCTGAGCGTGATTGCCATTATCTATACATCACTGGTTGCTCTTGCACAGGAGGATATCAAAAAGCTTATCGCGTACTCATCGGTAGCACACATGGGGTTTGTTACTATAGGTGTGTTTAGCCTAACTGAACAGGGGATGCAGGGAGGATTATTTCAAATGCTCTCTCATGGTTGGGTTTCGGGGGCTCTATTTTTGTGTGTGGGCATTGTGTACGATAGGATTCACACTAGGAAAATCGCGGACTATGGGGGGTTGGCTAACAGAATGCCTATTTATGCCTTCTGTTTTATGTTGTTTACGCTGGCTAATGTGGGTTTGCCGGGAACCAGTGGTTTTGTGGGTGAATTTTTATCCATTATAGGTGTCTTCCAGATTGAACCCGTGGTTGCCGTTTTGGCTACAACGGGCATTATTTTAAGTGCAGTGTATGCGCTTTTCTTATATCGGCGTATTGTTTTCGGGGAGCTTGAGCGAGAAAATTTAAAAGATATTCTTGATATGAATCACCGCGAAATTATTACTATTGCCCCTTTACTCGTAGCAGTTTTGTTTTTTGGTCTTTATCCGGAGGCGATATTTTCGGTAACAGCGGTTTCGGTTGAAAACCTTATAAGCGGATACAGAGACGCGCTAGCGCGATAG
- the nuoI gene encoding NADH-quinone oxidoreductase subunit NuoI, which produces MLSIVRVIKPLLLKEFWGALALGLRYFVQPKATLNYPHEKGPLSPRFRGEHALRRYPNGEERCIACKLCEAICPAQAITIEAAPRNEDGTRRTIRYDIDMVKCIYCGFCQEACPVDAIVEGPNFEFAVETREELLYDKERLLDNGDRWERSIAENLAKDAPYR; this is translated from the coding sequence CTGGGGTGCTTTGGCATTAGGGTTGCGCTATTTTGTGCAACCTAAGGCTACTCTTAATTATCCACATGAAAAAGGGCCGCTCTCGCCGCGTTTTAGAGGCGAGCATGCTCTACGGCGTTATCCTAACGGAGAAGAACGCTGTATTGCCTGTAAATTGTGTGAAGCCATTTGCCCTGCTCAGGCGATTACTATAGAAGCAGCGCCACGTAATGAAGACGGAACGCGTCGTACTATCCGGTATGACATTGATATGGTTAAATGTATTTATTGTGGTTTTTGTCAGGAGGCCTGTCCGGTAGATGCTATTGTAGAAGGGCCTAATTTTGAGTTTGCTGTTGAAACACGTGAGGAACTTCTCTACGACAAGGAGCGATTGTTGGACAATGGTGATCGCTGGGAGCGCTCTATTGCCGAAAATTTAGCCAAAGACGCACCATATCGGTAG
- a CDS encoding DUF1467 family protein produces MDLVLALVLFCITWSVIFFAVLPWGITTYGDAGSVETGMAESAPIRPRIGFKAVLTTIVTVFVWGILLAIIYWWPEIRDSVSFLANLERIWE; encoded by the coding sequence GTGGATTTAGTGTTGGCACTGGTTCTGTTTTGCATTACCTGGTCTGTTATCTTTTTTGCTGTTCTGCCATGGGGTATTACCACCTATGGCGATGCGGGAAGTGTTGAGACAGGCATGGCGGAAAGTGCACCTATACGTCCTCGCATTGGGTTTAAGGCAGTCTTGACGACAATCGTGACGGTATTTGTATGGGGGATACTGCTGGCTATTATCTATTGGTGGCCGGAGATTCGGGATTCCGTCAGTTTTCTGGCGAATCTTGAAAGAATATGGGAATAG
- a CDS encoding biotin--[acetyl-CoA-carboxylase] ligase has translation MSVPDFGHMPAGYNLLYRETLDSTNEEALRLGQAGEEGPLWVVARRQTAGRGRRGRAWTSPEGNLMTSLLLSLSVTPIVAAQLSFVAGLAVYDMIVELSRGKKNVGLKWPNDVLLADKKIAGILLEASGTANKRMRLIIGIGINLVHYPKDTPYPAASVAAFTGEIHSISQVLPLLAHKFSVRFQEWIYGEGFETTRLAWLERAAGVGEKIEVRLPSTIHKGIFAGLDEQGALMLAQGRGRVCSIPAGDVFFPTPLKRDAL, from the coding sequence ATGAGTGTGCCTGATTTTGGGCATATGCCGGCAGGATATAATCTGCTGTATAGAGAGACTCTTGATAGCACCAATGAGGAGGCTCTTCGCTTAGGGCAGGCGGGAGAGGAGGGGCCGTTGTGGGTTGTGGCACGACGGCAAACGGCGGGACGGGGGCGTCGCGGACGGGCGTGGACCTCGCCGGAAGGAAATTTGATGACCAGTCTGTTACTCTCTTTATCTGTTACGCCTATTGTTGCAGCACAATTATCATTTGTTGCCGGACTTGCAGTTTACGATATGATCGTAGAGTTATCGAGAGGGAAAAAAAATGTTGGTTTAAAGTGGCCTAATGATGTTTTGTTGGCGGATAAAAAAATAGCTGGTATTTTGCTGGAAGCATCAGGCACGGCAAACAAACGAATGCGTCTGATAATAGGCATTGGTATTAATCTGGTTCACTATCCGAAAGACACACCTTATCCGGCGGCATCTGTTGCCGCTTTTACAGGAGAGATTCATTCCATCAGTCAGGTACTACCTCTATTAGCACACAAGTTTTCTGTGCGGTTTCAGGAGTGGATTTATGGAGAAGGGTTTGAAACTACCCGTTTGGCATGGCTTGAGCGGGCAGCTGGCGTAGGGGAGAAGATAGAAGTGCGGTTACCTTCAACCATTCATAAGGGTATTTTTGCGGGATTAGATGAGCAGGGAGCCTTGATGTTGGCTCAGGGGCGGGGGAGAGTGTGTTCTATTCCGGCGGGGGATGTTTTCTTTCCAACACCATTAAAGCGTGATGCTTTATGA
- a CDS encoding ribonuclease J — translation MMVKKKQKSIDELIFLPLGGAGEIGMNLNLYGFGPEHDRRWLMVDLGVTFTRGEPPGIDVITPDISFIEEKRDDLMGLVLTHGHEDHIGAVPYLWSHLKCPVYATSFTASLVKGKLVREGFEEEAAEYLHVLPLKGSLNLGPFDIELVTLTHSIAEPNGLLIRTPLGNIFHTGDWKIDPDPLIGEAIDEDALGKIGVSGIRALICDSTNVFEEGVAGSEAQIFNGLYDLVKSCTGRVAVTTFASNIARLGTIAEVAKACDRHIVLAGRSMHRMVEAARQNGFLTNVPKFIEEHEARTLPPETVLILCTGSQGEPRAALMRLAEDKHPSLRLEEGDTVIFSSRSIPGNEVDISDMKNMLVERGIDIITNRGGEIHVSGHPCRDELTHMYSWIKPQVAIPVHGEARHLAEHARLAQSLQVPEVITARNGDMVHLAPDKAHITDQVPYGRIYVDGDLLVSDGDPALHARRTLANAGVVFVALVLNKKGQLIEEPDVHALGLPDGESDELPVRDMARQAAREALASQGFKKVLSPDRIDERQTGRIKDLVRRYIRQAIQDYWGKKPLIEVSLVIV, via the coding sequence ATGATGGTTAAAAAGAAACAAAAATCAATCGACGAGTTAATCTTTCTTCCTTTGGGGGGTGCCGGAGAGATTGGTATGAACCTCAATCTTTACGGCTTTGGTCCGGAGCACGACCGACGCTGGCTTATGGTGGATTTAGGAGTCACCTTCACTCGCGGAGAGCCACCGGGGATTGACGTCATTACTCCCGATATCAGTTTTATTGAAGAAAAACGGGATGATTTAATGGGGCTTGTACTTACTCACGGGCATGAGGATCATATCGGGGCTGTGCCTTATTTGTGGTCTCATCTGAAATGTCCTGTTTATGCGACCTCGTTTACGGCCTCGTTGGTGAAAGGTAAACTTGTTCGTGAGGGGTTTGAAGAGGAAGCCGCAGAATATCTTCATGTTCTTCCCTTGAAAGGATCGCTAAACCTTGGGCCATTTGATATTGAATTGGTAACGCTAACGCATTCTATTGCCGAGCCGAATGGTCTTTTGATACGCACACCGTTGGGGAATATTTTTCACACGGGCGATTGGAAAATAGATCCTGACCCTCTGATTGGTGAGGCTATTGATGAAGATGCTCTCGGTAAAATAGGGGTGTCGGGGATAAGGGCATTGATTTGCGATTCAACCAATGTTTTTGAAGAGGGGGTAGCCGGTTCAGAAGCCCAAATATTTAATGGGCTTTACGATTTAGTAAAATCTTGCACGGGACGCGTTGCTGTAACCACTTTCGCATCTAACATTGCGCGTCTTGGCACTATTGCGGAGGTTGCCAAGGCATGTGACAGGCACATTGTATTGGCGGGGCGTAGCATGCATCGCATGGTGGAAGCCGCACGGCAAAATGGATTTCTTACCAATGTACCCAAGTTTATAGAAGAGCATGAAGCACGGACTTTGCCGCCGGAGACAGTTTTGATTTTATGTACCGGCTCTCAAGGCGAGCCGCGGGCTGCTTTGATGCGTTTAGCGGAAGACAAACATCCCAGCTTGCGCTTAGAGGAGGGTGATACGGTTATTTTCAGCTCCCGTTCTATTCCCGGCAATGAGGTTGATATCAGTGATATGAAGAACATGCTGGTAGAACGTGGTATTGATATTATTACCAATCGGGGAGGAGAGATTCACGTATCCGGCCACCCTTGCAGGGATGAGTTGACCCACATGTATAGCTGGATCAAGCCGCAAGTGGCTATTCCCGTTCATGGCGAAGCCCGCCATTTAGCGGAGCACGCACGTCTGGCCCAAAGTTTGCAGGTTCCTGAGGTGATAACGGCCCGTAATGGCGATATGGTGCATCTTGCACCTGACAAGGCGCACATTACAGATCAAGTGCCTTACGGGCGGATTTATGTAGATGGTGATCTGTTGGTATCCGACGGTGACCCAGCGCTACATGCCCGTCGAACTTTGGCCAATGCCGGTGTGGTATTTGTGGCATTAGTCCTCAATAAAAAGGGGCAGTTGATTGAAGAGCCGGATGTTCACGCTCTGGGGCTTCCTGACGGCGAGAGCGATGAACTGCCGGTGCGGGATATGGCCCGACAGGCAGCGCGGGAAGCGTTGGCCTCCCAGGGGTTTAAAAAGGTTTTGTCGCCGGACCGAATTGACGAGCGTCAAACAGGACGTATCAAAGACTTGGTGAGGCGGTATATAAGACAGGCAATTCAGGACTATTGGGGCAAGAAGCCGCTTATTGAGGTGAGTCTTGTTATAGTATAG
- the nuoL gene encoding NADH-quinone oxidoreductase subunit L, translated as MAQAVLFLPLVGALIAGLGHRWIGDRGAMAFTTVLLVISATLSLIIFYQVGFEGAVIYDFIFPWINVGDVITEWAIYVDTLTAVMLVVVTGISSLVHIYSIGYMSHDPHRARFFAYLSLFTFMMLALVTADNFLQLFFGWEGVGLASYLLIGFWYKKPSANAAAIKAFVVNRIGDFGLLLGICAIFYLFGSLDYNIVFEKASDMERENFLLFGQEFNAITVICLLLFMGAMGKSAQFFLHTWLPDAMEGPTPVSALIHAATMVTAGVFLVARCSPLFSLSPDALMVVTVIGATTAFFAATVAVTQNDIKRVVAYSTCSQLGYMFVALGLGAYEAGIFHLFTHAFFKALLFLSAGSVIHALSDEQDMQRMGGVKSLLPATYTMMLIGVLALTGLPLTAGYFSKDVIIEAAYMSHSAAHAYAFTLTLVAAFLTAFYSWRLIFLTFHGEMRTDAGSLSHVHESSPVMLIPLLILAIGSLFTGILFVEFFVGEERNIFWRTSIVVQTGNEVLNEIHDAPSWVVWSPTLALVLGFVLAWYLYIRKPDIPSSLARAHDIIYRFLLNKWYFDEIYDALFTRPALRLGRLLWKQGDGALIDGLGPDGIAARVLTITRSVVRLQTGYLYHYAFIMLIGIAALITWFMVQG; from the coding sequence GTGGCACAGGCAGTTTTGTTTCTCCCTCTCGTGGGTGCTTTAATTGCAGGTCTGGGTCATCGTTGGATTGGTGACCGTGGGGCTATGGCTTTCACTACAGTGCTGCTTGTTATCTCGGCAACGCTGTCATTGATTATTTTTTATCAGGTAGGTTTTGAAGGGGCGGTTATTTATGATTTTATTTTCCCTTGGATAAATGTGGGTGATGTTATCACTGAGTGGGCTATTTATGTAGATACACTTACCGCTGTCATGCTGGTAGTGGTCACCGGTATTTCAAGCCTAGTGCATATATATTCCATAGGCTATATGTCTCACGACCCTCACCGGGCACGGTTTTTTGCCTATCTGTCACTGTTCACCTTCATGATGCTGGCGTTGGTTACGGCGGATAATTTTTTACAGCTGTTTTTTGGATGGGAAGGAGTGGGGTTAGCCTCTTATTTATTAATTGGCTTTTGGTACAAAAAACCTTCTGCCAATGCGGCAGCTATTAAGGCTTTTGTTGTTAACCGTATTGGTGATTTTGGATTGTTGTTAGGGATTTGCGCTATCTTTTATCTGTTTGGTTCTCTTGATTATAATATCGTTTTCGAAAAAGCGTCGGATATGGAGCGTGAAAATTTTCTCCTTTTTGGACAAGAGTTCAACGCTATCACCGTGATTTGCCTACTCTTGTTCATGGGTGCCATGGGTAAGTCTGCACAGTTTTTTCTTCATACATGGTTACCAGATGCTATGGAGGGGCCAACGCCAGTCTCAGCTCTTATTCATGCGGCTACTATGGTAACAGCGGGTGTGTTTTTGGTAGCGCGGTGTTCGCCACTTTTTTCTTTGTCTCCGGATGCCTTGATGGTTGTTACCGTGATAGGTGCAACAACAGCTTTTTTTGCTGCCACGGTGGCTGTTACCCAGAACGATATTAAACGTGTGGTGGCATATTCCACTTGCTCCCAGCTGGGGTATATGTTTGTAGCGCTTGGATTAGGTGCTTATGAAGCAGGAATTTTTCATCTTTTTACTCATGCTTTCTTTAAGGCTCTTTTATTTTTAAGTGCCGGGTCTGTTATTCATGCCTTGTCTGATGAACAAGACATGCAACGTATGGGGGGTGTTAAATCTCTGCTTCCTGCTACATATACCATGATGCTTATTGGTGTTTTGGCCCTGACAGGACTACCCCTAACGGCAGGATATTTCTCTAAGGATGTGATTATTGAAGCCGCCTATATGTCGCACTCTGCTGCTCATGCCTATGCCTTTACTCTTACTCTTGTAGCCGCATTCTTAACGGCATTTTATTCATGGCGATTAATTTTTCTTACTTTTCATGGTGAAATGCGCACCGATGCGGGATCTCTTTCTCATGTCCATGAAAGTTCTCCCGTTATGTTGATACCACTTCTTATATTGGCGATAGGGTCTCTGTTTACGGGAATATTGTTTGTTGAGTTTTTTGTGGGAGAAGAGCGCAATATTTTTTGGCGAACGTCTATTGTAGTTCAAACTGGTAATGAGGTTTTAAATGAGATTCATGATGCACCATCCTGGGTTGTGTGGAGTCCGACCCTTGCTCTTGTTTTAGGGTTTGTGCTGGCGTGGTACCTCTACATACGCAAACCTGATATACCTTCTTCCCTAGCCCGTGCCCATGATATCATATACCGCTTTTTGCTTAATAAGTGGTACTTTGATGAAATCTATGATGCGCTTTTTACACGTCCGGCGCTGCGATTAGGGAGGCTTTTATGGAAACAGGGTGATGGTGCTTTAATTGATGGCCTGGGGCCAGATGGCATTGCGGCGCGTGTTTTGACTATCACACGTAGTGTTGTCAGGTTGCAGACGGGCTATCTCTATCATTATGCCTTTATTATGCTGATTGGGATTGCCGCCCTTATTACTTGGTTTATGGTGCAAGGGTAG
- a CDS encoding NADH-quinone oxidoreductase subunit J, translating to MIIYELAFYVFSTVVVGSGFMVIAARNPVHSVLFLIMAFFSAAGLFILAGAEFLAFILIVVYVGAVAVLFLFVVMMLDVDFAKLKRGFLQYLPTGSLVGIILLVELVLVLGSWGVRPETLSGIATPVPEPATLTNTEAIGAILYTNYIYFFQAAGLILLVAMIGAITLTLRHRDRVRRQVIYEQVARKPKEAVALKNIKPGDGV from the coding sequence GTGATCATTTACGAACTGGCCTTTTATGTATTTTCCACCGTAGTGGTGGGGTCAGGCTTTATGGTGATTGCCGCACGTAATCCGGTGCATTCCGTTCTTTTCCTTATTATGGCGTTTTTCAGCGCGGCGGGGTTATTTATTTTAGCAGGCGCGGAGTTTTTAGCATTTATTTTGATTGTAGTTTACGTAGGGGCTGTTGCGGTCTTGTTTTTGTTTGTTGTCATGATGTTGGATGTTGACTTTGCTAAACTAAAACGAGGATTCTTGCAATACCTACCGACAGGCAGTCTTGTGGGCATTATTTTGCTGGTTGAACTTGTTTTGGTGCTAGGAAGTTGGGGGGTGCGTCCAGAAACTTTGTCGGGTATCGCTACGCCTGTACCTGAACCGGCAACGTTGACAAACACTGAAGCGATTGGTGCGATCCTCTATACAAATTACATATATTTTTTTCAAGCGGCGGGTCTTATTTTGCTGGTTGCTATGATTGGTGCCATCACCCTTACCCTGCGCCACAGAGACCGGGTGCGTCGGCAAGTAATATATGAACAGGTTGCCCGAAAACCTAAAGAGGCGGTTGCACTCAAAAACATAAAACCCGGGGATGGTGTTTGA
- the nuoN gene encoding NADH-quinone oxidoreductase subunit NuoN has product MNVYSPESWIPIIVLPEIILACGAMILLLVGAYMGGRTMLRAISYGALGMLALTAAVLLALPAERITAFGNAYVMDGFAWLMKLLVLAASGAAIVISLAWLEEEKAEQFEFPILILIATIGMFMMISANDLIAMYMGLELQSLPLYVLAAFQRDSVRSTESGLKYFVLGALSSGMLLYGCSLVYGFSGTTGFDNLTATLNAHGGSAGLTVGLVFILAGLSFKISAVPFHMWTPDVYEGAPTPVTAFFSSAPKIAAMALFMRVVMDGFFPYENNWQQIVILVSALSMILGAFAAIGQSNIKRLMAYSSIGHMGFALVGLAAGTQVGLQSVIVYLVIYMIMNIGTFCCILGMRHREGATEDINDLAGLGQRQPVMAFYLSVFMFSLAGIPPLAGFFAKFYVFLAAIGAGLYVLAVLGVLASVVGAFYYLRVIKIIWFDEPTEDFVSPMPREINFLIAAMGILTIVFVLYPAVILVPADTAAIALFVP; this is encoded by the coding sequence ATGAACGTTTATTCGCCAGAATCATGGATACCAATTATCGTCTTACCGGAGATTATTCTGGCTTGTGGAGCCATGATTTTGTTGTTGGTCGGCGCCTATATGGGGGGGCGTACGATGTTGCGTGCGATTTCCTATGGCGCGTTAGGGATGTTGGCGCTGACAGCGGCTGTTTTACTGGCTTTGCCTGCTGAGCGGATTACAGCCTTTGGTAATGCTTATGTTATGGATGGTTTTGCCTGGTTGATGAAACTTCTGGTGCTGGCAGCCTCCGGTGCGGCTATTGTTATTTCTTTGGCATGGCTTGAAGAGGAAAAAGCGGAACAGTTTGAGTTCCCCATTTTGATTTTAATTGCCACCATTGGCATGTTCATGATGATCTCGGCCAATGACCTTATTGCCATGTACATGGGGCTTGAATTGCAAAGCCTTCCTCTTTATGTGCTAGCCGCTTTTCAACGGGATTCGGTGCGTTCTACAGAATCTGGTTTGAAATATTTTGTTTTGGGGGCTTTGTCATCAGGTATGCTGTTGTATGGCTGTTCGTTGGTTTATGGCTTTAGCGGGACAACGGGTTTTGATAATTTAACTGCCACTTTGAATGCACACGGGGGGTCGGCAGGGCTTACGGTAGGGTTGGTATTTATTTTAGCAGGTCTGTCTTTCAAGATATCAGCCGTACCGTTTCATATGTGGACACCGGACGTTTATGAAGGTGCCCCCACACCTGTTACCGCGTTTTTCTCCAGTGCGCCAAAAATTGCAGCTATGGCATTATTCATGCGGGTCGTTATGGACGGGTTTTTTCCCTATGAAAATAACTGGCAGCAGATAGTTATTCTTGTCTCTGCCCTATCTATGATATTGGGCGCTTTTGCCGCTATTGGGCAAAGCAATATAAAACGTCTGATGGCATATAGTTCTATTGGGCATATGGGGTTCGCTCTGGTTGGTTTAGCGGCAGGCACACAAGTAGGGCTTCAGAGCGTTATTGTTTATCTAGTTATTTATATGATTATGAACATTGGGACTTTTTGTTGCATCCTTGGGATGCGACATAGGGAGGGGGCAACAGAAGACATCAACGATCTTGCGGGTCTGGGTCAGCGTCAACCCGTGATGGCGTTTTATCTTTCTGTGTTTATGTTTTCGCTGGCGGGCATTCCACCTCTTGCGGGGTTTTTTGCTAAGTTTTACGTTTTTTTAGCGGCCATAGGAGCAGGGCTGTATGTTTTGGCCGTTCTTGGGGTTTTGGCAAGTGTTGTGGGAGCGTTTTACTATCTTCGTGTTATCAAAATCATTTGGTTTGATGAGCCAACTGAAGATTTTGTTAGCCCAATGCCGCGGGAGATAAATTTTTTGATCGCAGCAATGGGAATACTGACCATCGTTTTTGTTCTTTACCCTGCGGTTATTCTTGTTCCTGCAGATACTGCAGCAATTGCTTTGTTTGTGCCATAA